GGGCCCATCCTGAACTTCCTCCGGCATGGCAAGCTGGTGCTGGACAAGGACATGGCCGAGGAGGGTGAGTTGGTCCAGGGGGCTAGCCGGGGGACTGCATCCTACCTAGCCCTGCCCTCTGCAGTCGGCCAGAGCCTTCCGTGGAAGTCCAAAGCCATTTCTCCCAGTCAGGGCTGGGGGGACATTTGATTCCTTCCATGTTTCCCACTTCCTCGTCCCTGACAAGACTGAACCGCAAAGCCTCTGCCTGGACTGAGCCTGGGGGCCGCACCAGGCTGACCAGCCTGAGTTTTGGCCGAGCGCTGTTGGGGAGGTGACGGAGGCGGAGAGGCAGAAGACAGAGGGCGACAGTGAGGCCGGCAGTGTGTGTTGTGGGCAGGGATGCCCTTTCTCCTGACCTCCTGGGAAGGCAGGTGTGAATAGGGTGGAGACAGGCACGGGAGGAGGCATGGGCTCTCTTTCTGCGGGTGATCCGGTATCTGAGATGCCTGGCAAGGGCTGACAGTCAGCAGGCGggtggagcaggtgactcttCTGCAAATCCAGCGGCCTCTGTGGCACAGCTGGttgtgggtggaggtgggggagggggagccggtTCCCCAGCAGGGGTTTGGTTCTTCCGGGGGCCTAGGGCTGAGGCCCTGTAGATGCCCATGTCTGGCTCCAGCAGATGGCGGGGAAGCCATGCCCGAGAGAATATCCTCTGGGCAAAGcctcagcggggggggggggggggggggggggggcaacaacTATAAACAGCTCCAAGTCAACTCTTCCTTGGGGCACAAGGCGTGGCTCCGGGTCAGCTGACCCAGCCGGGCCAGCTTGGACATGTCACTTCTCCTTTCTGAGCCTCCACATGTCTATATCAATTAGGGGCGGCGATCTACATCGGGGAGAGCATGTTTGGGGACAGCAGGTGTCATGAATCCCAGTGTTTGTACCCTGTGGGTGTTTAGAACAGCCCATCCTTCCTCACGTGGAGCCAACGGTCTCCCCCACTGACCCCCGTGGGACCTGGTGATCTAAAGGCCATGTAGCTCCCCAGTGGGCTGGGGTTTCAAACTTGGAGCCCACGGTAGGCACCAGCCCCTCGGCTTTCGGGCAGCCAGCCCTCAGGGGAGCACAGGTACCCGGGCATGGCTGGGGCCCAGGAACAGGGCCCGCGGGGAGGGGACATAAACACTGCGTCACCGCCGACATCTGTTTACAGGTGCTGGGTTTCTGCCAGTTCTGCTACTCCCCGCACCTGCGACAGGGCCGGGGCCCCCATCAAGGGCCCCGGAGGATCTGGGACGAGATTTTTCTAGCTGTGGGACACCCGGAAAGTCActtatctctctgtgcctccatgcCCGCGTCTGTGGAGCAGGGTGGCGAGAGCACCCGCCTTCCTGAGCTGCTgtcagggtggagggaaggaatACAAGTATGTCCTTTAGTGCAGCACCTGGCACCAAGGGTCACTGATGCCGTGTTCGTCATCTGTCATGGGCAGGGCTCCCCAAGGCGCACTCAGGCAGCAAGACTCGCGGGCCGCCTACTTGGTATTAGGTGCCGTGTAGGTAACCTGGGACAGAGGCTAGATCAGACATGGCCCGGTCCTCAGGGAGCCCGGAGGCCAGTCAAGGAAAGAACCAGGGGGATCCTTGCCCTGTAGGCACTCAGGAGACTCCAAAGGCCTGGGGCCATTCCGCTTGTCGGTGAGACTCTCAGTTCCCTCAGCTGTGTGGGGACAATGCCTGCTTCCCCGTGTCCCCAGGGCTCTTGCTGAGTGCCTGAGGGGGCTTTGTAAAGGGTGTGGTAGTCGGGACGGACGTGTACAAAGATGATGCATCTGTAGTGGGTTCTGAAGTCAGAGGAACTTGGATTtggatcccagctctgctgcttacCGGCGGTAGAGCCTGGGGCAGCTGCTTCTCTTtccgggcctcggtttcccccatCGTTCAGTGGGGGCAGTGACCGTACCTACTTCTGGTGCTAAGAATTAACTGCAGTAGAGAACGTAACGTGCTTAGCACAGTAGCTGGCACTTAGCCGCGCTTCATCGATGGGAGTGTGTGATGGGGGGGTCAGCCGGGGTCCTTCTCGTTGTGATGTTCTAGCTTCCGGCCCCAGTGAGTCTGCTGCCTCTTGCCAGCCCTGAAGCAGCCCCCAGATGGGGGCACTGGcgggtgtgggggggtgtggggcagaggggaCACGGGGAGAGGAGGGCACGGGGGCAGCCCGAGTGACCCGGGGGCCGCTCTGTCTGTGCCAGGGGTCCTCGAGGAAGCCGAGTTCTACAACATCGGCCCGCTGATCCGCATCATCAAAGACCGGATGGAGGAGAAGGACTATCCCGTCACACAGGTCAGGAGCAGCAAGGCAGCAGGGAGCCAGAGCAGGCTGTGGCGGGAGAGCCAGAGCtgggggaggcgggaggagggTCGGGAGACGTGGGGAGGCCCAGCTGGCCTGTGACACGAGGGGGTTGTCCAGCTCCCAGACTGCCCAGCAAAGCCCCAGACGGGGAGAAGGACGCTGGGTTCTGTCCCTGACTCGCCTCTGTTCGCGGTATGAAAGAGACctgccccctcttcccttccccacgcAAAATGGGGTCAGTGTGGAGGCACAGGGGGCCTTGTGGGGGCAACGCAGGATTAGTAAATTGTCCATTTCGTGACATCAGGCAGACCCCTGGGGGCAGAGCGCGAGGTGCTGGGGCTTAGGCTTCTGAGCGCCCTGGGCCTGGTCtggaggcggggctgggggggcccCCTCTGGCCACCCTGGAGGAGACGTGGGTGGGGGCAGGCGGACGGGTGGCCCCCGGAGATTGAAGGGGGTTAGCTCCGTGGCCTCTCTTCCCCCTCGTACCACCTGTGCTCCTGCTCTGCCACGCTTCGGctccgtgaccttgggcaagtcagagCCTCTGTGAAGATCCCGTAACTCGTGGCGTGTGGGGAAGGATGAAGTGAGACCGTGCGTGTCGAGGGCTGGGCGCACAGGGGGGTCCTCAGGACGTGGCTGCCGCCTCCCCACCTTGCACCCGCCCCTCCTTGTCTCCTTAGGGGTGTGCGGTGGGCGGGGGGAGAAGAAGCTGCGGGGGTGACAGGTGCTCGTCCCTCCCCCGGCTGCCCTCCAGGTCACCTCTCTGCCTGCAGGTCCCCCCCAAGCACGTGTACCGCGTGCTGCAGTGCCAGGAGGAGGAGTTGACGCAGATGGTCTCCACCATGTCAGACGGCTGGCGCTTCgagcaggtgggtgggggccACGGGGCCACCCCTGGAACCACCCGGCGTCACGGGGAAGCCCCAGGCCGGGGTTCCCCGGCACGGCCCCCAGCCATCACGCTGAACAAGAGTAGGAAAGGCCACGCTCGGCCGCGGAGTgaccagaaggagagagacagaagacccGGGCGGCTTCGGTGGGGGTTCTCCCAGCCCCCGGGGCGTGGTCTCCGCAGGGGCACGGGTGGGTCTCTGGCCCCCAGGCGACAGCTCAGGAGCAAGGGGACGCGATCCCCCATAGGTGAGCGGACCCCACCTGGGGTCAACGCCGCCTCTTGTGACAAGGCCCGGCAGCTTCCGGGTccctgccggggggggggggggggggggggggagggcctgCCAAGTCACAGCCTTGCCACGCCCGGGAAGCCCAAGCGGTGACTTCCCACGAGGACTCACAGGGACGGATGCAGTCAGGAGCAACTTGTCGTGAGTGGTGCCATCCTGGCCACGCAGCTCATGTCACGCGGCTCAGGTTTCCAGAGGAACAGAGCCAGCAAGTTAACCCCACGTCACATTTGTCCTTCGAGAAGGAAGAGGGTTTGGCTGGCTCTGTAGCCGCACCTGCCCACGGCCCCTGGGACGTGGAGGTTGAAGAAGGGAGAAGGCCAGGGCTCCCCGGATGGCCGGGCGGTACGGAGGAATAGCTCCGTCCAGGAGCCAGAGGCCTGGATCTGCCACTTGCAGGCcatgtgaccctgagcaagtcacatctcctctctgggcctcagtttcccaatctgtGACGTGGGCCAGTCGTGCTCCCTTTGCAAGACTGTTGGGAAGATTAGAAGTGCCGtggacgggggcgcctggggggctccatcagttgagctactgacttcggctcaggtcccgatctcgcggttcgtgagttcaagccccgcgtcaggctctgtgcggacagctcggagcctggagcccgcttccagattctgtgcctccctctctctctctgtccctcccctgcttgcactctgtctctctctctcaaaaataaacattgaaaaagaaaaaaaaaagaagtgccatGGGTAAAGTCCCTGGCCTAGAGTAGAACTCCCTGGAGCCAGGCAGGATCACACAGATTATCAGCCTGTAAGTCTCCAAGACTCCGGCGAGGACTCAGGATCCCGGGGTCTAACCCCTGTTCCACTCTTCCTGGCTGGGGGACTTCCTGCAGGTTACTGTCTCTTCAAGCCCCGTTTGCCAGAGGGGCTGATTTTCACTCTGCCTGTTGGGCGAGGGTCCTGGGTGGCCGAATGTCATGCGCAGGGCCTCGTGGTTGGGGTTCTTCCAAGGACCCCGGGACAAAGGTGGGGCTCCATGGAGCCCACGGGAGCCTCTGGCAGTTGCATGGGCTCCCAGAGGCTGAGCAGGCAGCTCAGGGGGCACCGATCGTTTGTCCTCCGGCCTAAGGCGGGGACAGCCTGTTCCACCTCTGCTTCTGAGAATGAACAGAATAGTCTGTGGGGCCCCACCATGCCAACCCTACCCTACAGCTTGGTTCTGGGGCTGCTTCAGCCACGCCTGGGACGGAGGTGGACGATGATCCGCCCATCGTGGCCTCCGCCTGCTTTTAGGCAGCGGCCTCTAGATCTGggcctggggtgaggggtggggaacCGCAGAGAGAAGGCGGCGTCCTCCAGGGGTTAGGCCCGGCCGGCCAAGCCAGGGCGGGTGGCTGTGCGGGCTGCCTTTAACCCGGCCTCCCAACCTGTCCTCTTTGTCCCCACGCTCCGCCCCCCAGCTGGTGAACATCGGCTCCTCCTACAACTATGGCAACGAGGACCAGGCTGAGTTCCTGTGCGTGGTGTCCAAGGAGCTCTACACCTCCCCGCACGGGCTGAGCTCTGAGTCCAGCCGCAAAACCAAggtgagccccccccccgcctcagcttcccccccaccttttcctccatcctctccctgccctccacccagccatccctgcttctctctccctcctgctgcaCACACATAACCAACCACCTGGTCACAGCCAATGCCATCCATCCCATGCCACCCACGGTCCCGTCTGCTCACGCCGGTTACCCAGGCCCAGGCAGGGGGAGAGATGAGCTAGGATCGTCCCAAGGGCACGGCCAGAGGGGGCCTGGATGCCGTTCGCACGGCGGCCACAGGGTGTACCGAACTAGGGGTTTGGGCACGGTGTGCCGcgccctgtgtgaccttggacaagccccGGCCCTCCGGTGTGTTCTCTGAGAAGTGAGGGTAGACTACGTCCTCTCTGGTGCCGCCACGCTTAGAGCTTCTGGGATCCAAAATGGCCAGTTTATTTCCCAGAGGTGGGTAAATGTTCCCAGCTGGCCGGGGCCAGGGCAGGGAAGCCAAATCTGTGcatcctgccccttccccggGCCCCTTCCTCAGGTGCTCTGCAGGGGAGAGGTCAGCAACCCCGGGGGACCCAGCCACGTGTTCCTGCCCTGGCCTCTGAGGCAGCAAAGCCGGCTGTGGGGAAGGGGGCTGAGCACAGGTCCTGCCGCCTCGAACCCAGAGCCGGTTAGAAGCCTCGAGGGCCTTTGGTGGGGCCGATGGGGCAGGGCAGCAAgccaggcagggaaagagggagacggTTCCCTCTAGGGAGGAAAGGGGGGGTCTGTCCCAGTGCGTCGGAGACTTACGAACCCGggctttctgtctgtctgcctccccgTCCTGCGACTCCCCCTGCCCGCCCCACCGCCATCAGGGTCAGTGGCTGGCACTGCCTTGCAAGGGTGCAGAGCAAGCCCGCTGCTCCTGCCTCTCTGCGCCAAAGCCTGGGAGCTTGGGGCGTCGGAACCTGTCCATGGCATCCCCGGGCCTTCCCTGGCCTCGTGTCTACTCTGGGTCAGCCCTCCTGAAGTGAGGccttcccaggctcccctggCCACACACCCACCCGTTCCTCTTCCAGCCCTCACCCGGCCTTGCGCCCCGTAGTAGCGGCCGGACTGCTCCGTGAGCATCCCCCAGCGGGGGCCCCGTCCCGTGCCCTTTCTCCGGGCCCTTCCAGAGCCCCCAGGGGACAGGACAAGACGCCCCAGCTTCTCCCTCCTtaaggtcccccccccccgcccccgcatcTCGCCCACCCTGAGAGGGGGCCCACGGGGACAGCTGCCCGCCGGCCCTGGCCCCTCGTTAGTTCTCCACTCTTTCTTCCCTGGGTCCGCCGGCTGGTCCACAGAGCACGGAGGAGCAGCTGGAGGACGAGCGGCGGCAGGAGGTGGAACAGGTGCAGGTGGAGGCAGGTACACAGGAGAAAGGTGCAGCCGCCCCCCGAGGAGAATGATTGCGCATAAAAGCCAGAGCCTCCCGCCCACTGCCCCGCTGGAGCCAGCCGCCGAACCGGGGGGCCGGGGCCTGCGGGCGGGGACGGGCCACCAGGGTCAGCTCAGCCGCGTGCCCGGCGCCTCGCCTGCATAACCATCCCTTCTCTCGCTTTCTCTTTA
The genomic region above belongs to Prionailurus bengalensis isolate Pbe53 chromosome B4, Fcat_Pben_1.1_paternal_pri, whole genome shotgun sequence and contains:
- the KCTD17 gene encoding BTB/POZ domain-containing protein KCTD17 isoform X3, translating into MPGARYLPAPSLRARRMQTPGRAGRMEAGEAAPPAGAGGRAPGGWGKWVRLNVGGTVFLTTRQTLCREQKSFLSRLCQGEELQSDRDETGAYLIDRDPTYFGPILNFLRHGKLVLDKDMAEEGVLEEAEFYNIGPLIRIIKDRMEEKDYPVTQVPPKHVYRVLQCQEEELTQMVSTMSDGWRFEQLVNIGSSYNYGNEDQAEFLCVVSKELYTSPHGLSSESSRKTKLLQARGTRM
- the KCTD17 gene encoding BTB/POZ domain-containing protein KCTD17 isoform X4, which gives rise to MPGARYLPAPSLRARRMQTPGRAGRMEAGEAAPPAGAGGRAPGGWGKWVRLNVGGTVFLTTRQTLCREQKSFLSRLCQGEELQSDRDETGAYLIDRDPTYFGPILNFLRHGKLVLDKDMAEEGVLEEAEFYNIGPLIRIIKDRMEEKDYPVTQVPPKHVYRVLQCQEEELTQMVSTMSDGWRFEQLVNIGSSYNYGNEDQAEFLCVVSKELYTSPHGLSSESSRKTKVPVCTPQG